One window of Candidatus Neomarinimicrobiota bacterium genomic DNA carries:
- a CDS encoding nucleotidyltransferase, whose translation MIALLEAVREVQAFLEGEGWSFMVIGGLAVQVWGGVRATEDVDISVGIRPDERDTLVKAARERFKLIPDDPEAFIARTNVLPIETESGIPVDLICAGTDMEREAFSRARDIEIEPGFSMRVATAEDLVLLKFISERPRDREDVEGILFRSGKEMDHEYVRKWLRVFAETLHQPSLVEEYEEYLGRTG comes from the coding sequence ATGATTGCCCTACTGGAAGCTGTCAGGGAAGTTCAAGCTTTTCTTGAGGGCGAAGGCTGGTCGTTCATGGTCATCGGGGGACTGGCAGTACAGGTCTGGGGCGGGGTTCGAGCTACCGAGGACGTGGATATTTCGGTAGGCATTCGCCCTGATGAGAGGGATACACTGGTAAAGGCAGCCCGGGAGCGTTTCAAGCTTATCCCCGATGATCCGGAGGCTTTTATCGCCCGGACGAACGTCCTGCCGATCGAGACTGAGTCAGGCATTCCCGTGGATTTAATCTGTGCGGGGACTGATATGGAGCGGGAGGCTTTCAGCCGGGCCAGGGACATTGAGATCGAACCTGGTTTTTCCATGCGTGTAGCTACCGCTGAGGATCTGGTTTTGTTGAAATTCATATCCGAACGGCCCAGAGATCGGGAAGATGTGGAGGGGATTCTGTTTCGCAGCGGAAAAGAAATGGACCACGAATACGTTCGGAAGTGGCTGCGAGTATTTGCCGAAACGCTCCATCAACCGTCTCTGGTGGAGGAGTACGAAGAGTATCTCGGTAGGACAGGCTAA
- the argF gene encoding ornithine carbamoyltransferase: MTKDFLHITDLTADEIKGLFDLAGEVKAKFKAREDYRPFQGLTLAMLFAKPSARTRISFETGFYRLGGHALYLGPDSVGIGQREAVKDVARVVSRYNDIIMARLFDHQHILELAEYAAVPVVNGLTDYNHPCQIMADMFTIYERRGHLDDLQVTYVGDGNNIVHSWLRLATRLPFTLSIACPEDYQPDPATVALARQAGLSEVTITDDPLAAVAGADVVYTDVWASMGQKEEVEERRARFKGFQVTAELMAATGKESWFMHCLPAERGVEVTDEVMEAPYSIVFDQAENRMHVQNAIMLKLLGKE; this comes from the coding sequence ATGACCAAGGACTTCCTGCATATCACCGACCTGACCGCCGACGAGATAAAGGGGCTTTTCGACCTGGCTGGGGAGGTCAAGGCTAAATTCAAGGCTCGGGAGGACTATCGCCCTTTCCAGGGCCTCACGCTGGCCATGCTCTTCGCCAAGCCCTCGGCCCGGACCCGCATCTCCTTCGAGACCGGCTTTTACCGTCTGGGCGGCCACGCCCTCTACCTGGGACCCGATTCCGTCGGTATCGGCCAGCGCGAGGCGGTTAAGGACGTCGCCCGGGTGGTGAGTCGCTACAACGACATCATCATGGCCCGGTTGTTCGACCACCAGCACATCCTGGAGCTGGCCGAGTATGCAGCGGTACCGGTGGTGAACGGCCTCACCGACTACAACCATCCCTGCCAGATCATGGCTGACATGTTCACCATCTACGAGCGCCGCGGGCACCTGGATGACCTGCAGGTCACCTATGTCGGTGACGGGAACAACATCGTCCATTCCTGGCTGCGCCTGGCAACCCGGCTGCCATTTACCCTCAGCATTGCCTGCCCGGAGGACTATCAGCCTGACCCGGCTACGGTCGCGCTGGCCCGGCAGGCGGGGCTTAGCGAGGTCACCATCACCGACGATCCGCTGGCGGCCGTGGCCGGAGCCGATGTTGTCTATACCGACGTCTGGGCCAGCATGGGGCAGAAGGAGGAAGTCGAAGAACGGCGCGCCAGGTTTAAGGGCTTTCAGGTGACGGCCGAGCTTATGGCCGCCACGGGGAAGGAGTCCTGGTTCATGCACTGCCTGCCGGCCGAGCGGGGCGTAGAAGTCACCGACGAGGTGATGGAGGCACCCTACTCCATTGTATTCGACCAGGCCGAGAACCGGATGCACGTGCAGAACGCGATTATGCTCAAGCTGCTGGGGAAAGAGTAG
- a CDS encoding type II toxin-antitoxin system HicA family toxin, whose product MSKLPVISGRKCVHALEKAGFYQKRQTSSHMILRRDDPFAQVVVPDHKALDRGTLRAIIRQAGLSADEFIRFLK is encoded by the coding sequence ATGAGCAAGCTGCCCGTGATTTCAGGACGCAAGTGCGTCCATGCGCTTGAAAAGGCAGGCTTCTACCAGAAACGGCAAACCAGCAGTCATATGATTTTGCGACGGGATGATCCCTTCGCTCAAGTAGTTGTTCCCGATCACAAAGCTCTGGACCGAGGCACCCTGAGAGCGATTATCCGTCAGGCGGGGCTGAGCGCAGATGAGTTCATCAGATTCTTGAAGTAG
- a CDS encoding type II toxin-antitoxin system HicB family antitoxin yields MRQVIIYPGEDGYWVVECPSLPGCISQGDTKEEAIRNIREAIEGYIAALEEDGLPVPEERFELLTVAV; encoded by the coding sequence ATGCGGCAAGTAATCATTTATCCTGGTGAAGATGGCTACTGGGTGGTCGAATGTCCTTCGTTGCCCGGTTGCATAAGCCAGGGTGATACCAAGGAAGAGGCTATTCGCAATATCCGTGAGGCTATCGAGGGATATATAGCCGCACTCGAGGAGGACGGCCTGCCGGTTCCCGAGGAGCGATTTGAACTCCTGACCGTGGCTGTATGA